The Syngnathus typhle isolate RoL2023-S1 ecotype Sweden linkage group LG11, RoL_Styp_1.0, whole genome shotgun sequence genome contains a region encoding:
- the tmf1 gene encoding TATA element modulatory factor isoform X2 encodes MSWFNAAHLSTFAKQALTTAQKSIDRVLDIKEEGQWSDTTVMPYDDVTLPEKLSLSGGWGITQWEAPPEEKVSTPPSSEAITTPVTRTVVDESENFFSAFLPPGDGQCVTLSQVVSVPPTKSQRQPQEKENNRKNAAMKKEVEPQKTESVDSDHECQTGGDGQPLELECSHQDAILLQPVSPPENLDDLTSSPDDAKINTSREKHNSVTKVPGDSNVEWPEIQAEYPVGETPSHSPEPCTDSSESKNSKHSDPPASQSSKDVHLEQKDLKTEDRQSDTPSPPVSAFSSGTSTTSDIEVLDHESVLSESSASSRQETGEAKANLHLMHGSFQLLTASACGDFPRLDDYPKLTESCGSSSDAFERIDSFSVQSLDSRSVSEINSDDEIPGSRTLASVTSGALPAADVPSDVCEKQEDAAVKSTNEVNEEKEECSTESERKEYVDDMEESGRSVTPVNCEQLELLAEQQQDSPVRNPVEEFVTSLTEEMKGVSTVQMVELQKVIDELSSRLEKRESQLLAASKDKARLEEQCDNLRDEVLTLKGESSTVQSLKDEFTQRIADTERKAQLACKERDIAKKEIKGLREELASRLHSSVSLELIKEKEEQIRGLLEEGEKLSKQQLQHSNIIKKLRAKEKDSDTRLTKQQKKIKELEDELRHLQEVLEGKEEVEKQHRDTIKKLNSAVERQEREHSRLQTDSEDLLEKNRSLQAALDNSYKELAELHKANASRASQVEEAALSRELQVKELQSLALEKAQEDARMQQEVLANQVGDLRVALQRAEQQQARKEDYLREEISELQQRLQEAESRNQELSESVTSATRPLLRQIENLQASLAGQTATWEKLEKNISDRLVQAQAQLAVAVEKERAATEELISFKCQLASLESQNCLLRQEKARFLALVETEKGRREKLEDESSRERIELENLRGEHSRMLEETKKEKLLLTNQLEMEKMKVEQEKKKYYLAQEALKEKKSVTHDPPASSTPTLSRSSSVSGADNAGLHTSIFSQDDSLDQTMGNGSMSVSMSGTNLYEAARLSGGSSVIENMQSQLKLREGEIAQLQLEISSLERSRAAMAEELVRLTNQNDEMQEQVTEIPKLKIQLKELEQRHNTILQMYGEKAEEAEELKLDLEDVKSMFKTQIDELLKNKK; translated from the exons ATGAGTTGGTTCAACGCGGCTCACCTGTCCACTTTCGCCAAACAAGCATTAACAACTGCTCAGAAATCAATCGATCGTGTTCTGGACATTAAAGAAGAAGGCCAATGGAGTGATACAACTGTAATGCCTTATGACG ATGTGACGTTGCCTGAAAAGTTGTCATTAAGTGGTGGTTGGGGGATAACCCAGTGGGAAGCACCACCTGAAGAAAAGGTTTCAACTCCACCTTCCTCTGAGGCCATAACGACTCCTGTCACCCGCACTGTTGTGGATGAGTCTGAAAACTTTTTTAGTGCCTTCCTGCCACCTGGAGATGGGCAATGCGTCACCCTATCCCAGGTAGTGTCTGTACCCCCTACTAAATCTCAGAGACAGCctcaggaaaaagaaaataatagaaaaaatgCTGCGATGAAGAAAGAAGTGGAGCCCCAAAAGACGGAGTCTGTTGATTCGGATCACGAATGTCAGACAGGCGGTGATGGCCAACCGCTGGAGCTTGAATGCTCACATCAAGACGCGATTCTTCTCCAGCCAGTTTCTCCTCCTGAAAATTTGGATGACCTTACTAGCAGCCCAGATGACGCAAAGATCAACACAAGCAGAGAAAAACATAACTCTGTCACCAAAGTTCCTGGCGACTCCAATGTGGAGTGGCCAGAGATTCAAGCGGAATACCCAGTTGGGGAAACTCCCTCGCATTCTCCTGAACCTTGTACAGATTCCTCAGAATCTAAAAACTCGAAACATTCTGATCCACCAGCCTCCCAATCTTCCAAGGATGTACATTTGGagcaaaaagatttaaaaacagAAGACCGGCAAAGTGACACACCTTCCCCTCCAGTTAGTGCCTTCTCTTCGGGAACATCCACCACGAGTGACATTGAAGTGCTGGACCATGAGAGTGTGTTGAGTGAGAGCTCAGCTAGCTCCAGACAAGAAACCGGAGAAGCAAAAGCTAACCTTCATTTGATGCATGGCTCCTTCCAGCTTCTTACTGCCTCTGCTTGTGGagatttccctcgcctggacgacTACCCAAAACTCACCGAGAGTTGTGGTTCCTCCTCAGATGCATTTGAGCGAATTGATTCGTTCAGTGTGCAGTCGCTGGATAGTCGGAGTGTCAGTGAGATTAACTCAGATGACGAGATCCCGGGCAGTCGGACGCTGGCTTCCGTAACTTCGGGCGCTCTCCCTGCAGCAGATGTTCCATCAGATGTATGTGAGAAACAAGAAGATGCAGCGGTGAAAAGTACAAATGAGGTCAACGAGGAGAAGGAAGAGTGCTCGACCGAAAGCGAGCGGAAGGAGTATGTCGACGATATGGAGGAGAGTGGACGGAGTGTGACGCCGGTGAATTGTGAACAACTGGAACTGCTGGCTGAGCAGCAACAGGATTCGCCGGTGCGAAATCCCGTTGAAGAGTTCGTCACGTCACTCACTGAGGAGATGAAAGGTGTTTCGACGGTTCAGATGGTTGAGCTTCAAAag GTTATCGACGAGCTGTCGAGCCGCCTTGAGAAGCGAGAGTCTCAGCTACTGGCGGCTAGCAAGGACAAGGCGAGACTGGAGGAACAATGTGACAACCTGCGAGA TGAAGTTCTAACACTGAAGGGGGAGAGCTCCACAGTTCAGTCCTTGAAGGATGAATTTACACAGCGCATAGCAGATACCGAGAGGAAAGCTCAGCTGGCTTGCAAAGAGAGAGATATTGCGAAGAAG GAAATTAAGGGTCTGCGAGAGGAACTCGCGTCAAGACTGCACTCCAGTGTTTCGTTGGAGCTCATCAAAGAGAAGGAGGAACAgatcagaggcctgctggaagAAG GTGAAAAGTTGTCCAAGCAGCAGCTTCAGCACAGCAACATCATCAAGAAACTACGTGCAAAGGAGAAGGACAGTGACACAAGACTCACCAAGCAACAGAAGAAAATTAAGGAACTGGAGGATGAGCTCAGGCATCTGCAGGAG GTGTTGGAGGGGAAGGAAGAAGTGGAGAAGCAGCACCGAGACACCATCAAGAAGCTCAACTCGGCTGTGGAGCGTCAGGAGAGGGAACACAGCAGGCTGCAGACAGATTCTGAAGATCTGCTTGAGAAGAACAGAAGCCTCCAGGCTGCTCTGGATAACTCCTACAA GGAGCTAGCAGAGCTTCACAAAGCTAATGCCAGCAGAGCCAGTCAGGTGGAAGAGGCAGCTCTGAGTCGGGAGCTACAAGTCAAGGAGCTGCAAAGCTTGGCCCTCGAGAAGGCCCAGGAGGACGCTCGGATGCAGCAAGAGGTTCTCGCCAACCAG GTGGGTGACCTGAGAGTGGCACTTCAGAGGGCGGAGCAACAGCAGGCAAGGAAAGAAGATTATTTGAGGGAGGAGATCAGTGAATTGCAGCAG AGGCTCCAAGAGGCGGAGTCAAGGAACCAGGAGCTGAGTGAAAGCGTTACGTCAGCAACGAGGCCTTTGCTACGTCAAATTGAGAACCTGCAGGCTTCATTGGCCGGACAAACGGCAACCTGGGAAAAATTAGAGAAGAACATCTCTGATAGGCTTG TCCAAGCCCAGGCGCAACTCGCCGTTGCGGTTGAGAAGGAACGTGCAGCCACGGAAGAATTGATCTCCTTTAAGTGCCAGTTGGCTTCGCTTGAGTCCCAGAATTGCCTTCTTCGCCAGGAGAAGGCCCGATTCCTGGCACTTGTGGAGACTGAGAAGGGAAGAAGAGAGAAATTGGAAGATGAAAGCAGCAG GGAGCGTATTGAGTTGGAAAATCTGCGAGGAGAACACAGTCGCATGCtcgaagaaacaaaaaaagaaaag CTGCTGCTCACTAATCAACTCGAGATGGAGAAAATGAAGGTGGAACAAGAGAAGAAAAAGTACTACTTGGCACAAGAGGCACTCAAGGAAAAG AAGAGCGTAACTCATGACCCACCAGCTTCTTCCACGCCCACACTTTCCCGCTCGAGCTCCGTAAGTGGGGCCGACAATGCGGGTTTGCACACATCTATATTTTCACAG GATGATTCGTTAGACCAGACAATGGGGAACGGGAGCATGTCTGTGTCGATGAGCGGAACCAACTTGTATGAAGCGGCCCGGCTGTCCGGTGGCTCCAGCGTCATTGAAAATATGCAGTCTCAACTCAAACTAAGGGAAGGAGAGATAGCACAGTTGCAG CTTGAGATTTCTAGTCTGGAGAGGAGTCGTGCTGCAATGGCAGAAGAGCTGGTACGGCTCACCAATCAAAATGACGAAATGCAGGAGCAGGTTACAGAAATCCCCAAGTTAAAAATTCAGCTCAAG GAACTGGAGCAGAGGCACAACACCATTTTACAGATGTATGGAGAAAAAGCTGAAGAAGCTGAAGAGCTGAAGCTGgaccttgaagatgtcaagAGCATGTTCAAAACGCAAATTGACGAACTGCTGAAGAACAAGAAATAA